cccagtctCTATCCATGGTGTCACCTAGTCACAAAGGAAAGAACTGGGAATAATATTTGGAAGTTCTAAGGAGGGCAATTTTGGCTTGCCATTAAGAAAGTTCCTCAGAATTATAGCTGTGTAAAAGTGGAACAGCCTTAAGAGTTTGTTCCTCTCACAGGCATCTTCAAAAAGTAGCTGTATGTCAACTTTACTTATTGGGTGTGTTGTATTGAGGATTCTTTTTGGGTGCCAGTTGGTTGATGGGGCTTCTGAGTGCCCTTTCAAGCctgaaattttgattctttgagaGGGTATGAGTGggtgaaaataaattatttctatgatatattctctctctcatattctgTCATCTAGGGTCAATGTGACCCAGAAAAATGGGACGGAATCTTTCTGTTGTCCTTGAACTTGACAGAAAAGTAGATGACCagagataaaggaaaattgccttcCTTGTAAGTCTCTAGAAGAGATAAAAATAGTTCTGTTAGGCCTGGATAAATCAAATAATGGTCTCTGGTCTCGGGTGTACTGGGCTTGGGGGACTAGATACTGTGGTCTCTGAGATATGAGCATCTCTAAGTAAGACATTTCCTTAGTAGGTCAAGGCTGGACTTTGTAATTATCTGCTACCCataaatcattattattacatttcCCTTCCCATCCAGGAGGGTGAAGGCATGAAATCTAGTGCTGACTCTTAGACTTTCACTCTGATTTTGACTGCTGTTTAATTTCTACATCTACAAACTATGGATCTCTGCTATGTTCACTCCTCTGAAAAATTCCTATCCTCAAACTCCACAGGCTTATTTTACTACGGACACCTTGGGTCAAGTTCACCAATCTAGGCTGGTTGAATAAAGTCTTCCTATAACAGGACCTGTGAATGAAGAGTTGTAGTGTGCCAATTTCAGTATCAAAAGTCGTCCTCTGGCTCTTGGTTCTCTTTTTTATAAAACCTGTACGTAATTCCCACCTTTTATGGGTGGAATTGTGTACAAGAGCATTCTCCTATTGTCACCCCACAGAGAACCCAAATTATCCTGCACTGGCTGCCTCACTGAGTGCTAAGTGGCTGATAGCTGAACAGTAGTCCAGGGATTTTAGAGGAGCTGTTCCTTACTGTGTCCCTGGGGGCACTGCCTCCTGCAGAGTGGCCTGGCCTGCTGATTATCCCCTTTTCCTGCCAACTCTGAACATTTTGTCCATGGTTTAATCCCTGAAATGTGGGTAGTATTGATGTTCATTTAGGTATGATTCTCTAACCCCTGTCTCAAAGTTCATTGGCATGGAATTCTTTCCTTATTGGTAGAGATACAGGCCCTGCTCTGCGGTCCCATACAAATGGGCTTTGTGGGAGGGGTTAGAATAGCATTTTAGAAATGACCCAGAGGAGACTGGTGGATACCAGGGGTCACAGTGACAAAGAGTATTCCTCTAGTCTCCATGCATCTTTGTAATCCCTTGTTTTCTAGCATTTCTCAGAGTACCATCTCCATCTGTTCTATAGACTGATCAAAACCTTGAAACGAAATGAACCGCATTAGGAAGGGAAAATCATCACAGCCCAATCCCAGATTTGGGCCCATCTGAGGTGTGCCTTCCTTTGTAAGAAACCCTTACCCCAGATTTAATGAGTGACCTCAGTGTCTACCTGACCCTCCCCAATCTCCCAAGGGTATCCTGGGGATCCCCAGCTTTCTTGACCTAGGCATGAATGAAAATGAGTTTTTCCTTTACTCaactgaaggaaagaaaattttactTGTAAATGAAGGGAAAGGGTAACAAGACAAATTTTGGAGCAGTACATAGGCTCTTCCATTTAACCCCACCTGTGTGTATGTGACCCCTAATCACAGAGCCAGTCATGGCCCTAAAGGGGAGCAGGACTTAGAGAAGTctgtggggtgagggagatggggaggggatgtgtgtgggtgggggaaAAAGCTATTATTGCAATGGGATTAAGCAGGTTGCACCACACCCCACTTCTGTTGAAAAATCATGCAAGTGCATTTTTTATATTGCATCGGTTTTTTTCTGAACAGCAAATGTTCACCAAACGATACCAAGCCATGAATATCACACGCTCTCCGCAAGTGTCAACACATTCCATTTTAGCATAAGTATAGGCCCACCCTAGGAAGGGAGAAGCATTCACCTTTGAAGAGTTTCCCTCAGTCTCAGATCATAATCTGCTAGAGAAATTCCACCCCAGAATCTGCCCCCCTACATTTGAAATATAGATATAGAATTGGAATATTCTCAGCCATATCCTGACTAGATTACTTTGGTCAAGTGCCTTAATCttcctcagtttcattttcttttcctataagATGGGGATCATAATATTTGCAGTTTCTACCTTCCACTGATGATGTTAGGAAGCTCACATTTACGTATAGAGATAAGCTATTATTCATCCCATTCCCTCTTGTTAGCTGCATCCAATGCCCCCAGGATTTCATTCAGTAATAGGGACCCCAGCCACCCCCACCCATGGATTAAACTGTCCAAATAAACAAGAGCAGCAGAGTCTGATGCACTTGCTTCCTCACCTTTAACTTCTTGAGAGTATTCATACACAGATTGGCTTCTGCATCCTTTCTTTACCTTCGTAACACAGGTACCTTCACGTTCCAAACAGAAGCCTTTTCTATATTTTTGACAGGTAGCACACACAACTTCCTTTACCTTTTTACCCAACTTTGGCTCCCCACCTTGGAGGCAACATAGAATGTATTACATTACCTTAAGATCACTCACTCTTGTCCAAGAACACTTGGTGTGTATCTCAATCCCCAATCGACATGTGGACCTAGGGAAAGCTAAGGGAAGAAGCCTAGGATcccaaaggaagggaagggtCTGAGGAAAAAATATGGAGTCTTTTCTAATATCTCACCCCTCATCTGATAGTAAGACTTGGGATTAGAGCAGATACAGGAGAGACCCCCTCGGGCAATAACCCCAGCACAACATCCCATGACTCACCTCTCAAAAGGCAGAACAGAGAGAGGCCCAGCAAGAACATCTTGTTCATCTTATTCTTTGTCTGTGTAGACTTCATGTGTGGTTGCTATCTAAATATAAGAATGGCCAGGCTCACGTGTTGCATGGAGAGATATCTAACCTGGAATCTGGCCTGCCTCTCTCTTAGTGAGATGGTGATTTCCACCTTTGTGGGGGACAGGAAGAGAGGGGTTACTGGCTCTTTGCTGCTTCCTTTATCTATTTTCAACAGGGGCATTGGTTTAGAATTGAATCTCTCATATTTATAGTCTATTATAGTCTATTTATAGTTACATCGGtaatatttatattctattggcaTAATCATTTTGGGGCCCCCAGAATCAAtacttaatcaacaagcatttactgaattCACTATATGCccggctaagtgctggggatacctgTAATGAAAGGTAAAAACAATTGTGCCCTCAAGAATCACATTTTATAATGTTGCTGGTGGTCAATACAACAGTcaaaaactatgtacaaagaagatatattCAGGAGAAATTGGC
This Trichosurus vulpecula isolate mTriVul1 chromosome 2, mTriVul1.pri, whole genome shotgun sequence DNA region includes the following protein-coding sequences:
- the LOC118836099 gene encoding prostate and testis expressed protein 2-like, with the translated sequence MNKMFLLGLSLFCLLRGGEPKLGKKVKEVVCATCQKYRKGFCLEREGTCVTKVKKGCRSQSVYEYSQEVKGWAYTYAKMECVDTCGERVIFMAWYRLVNICCSEKNRCNIKNALA